The Anaerolineales bacterium region ATGGCGGGGGTGGGGTGGTTGCCAATCTGGTGATAGGCCTTGTGCTCCAGCACCTTGCGCTCATGATCGATCAGCAGGATGCCAAAATTCTCGGAGAAGAGCGAACGGCCCACCACGCGGGCGGCCTGTTGCAGGAACTCATCTTCGCTCGAGGCGCCCATGCCGGCAGTGGCGATCGCATGCAGGGCGCGGGTTTCTTCCAAATGACGGCGCGAGAGCTGCAACAAGCGCTTGTTGTAGATGACGGTGCCCAGCTGGTTGCAAAGGATCTGCAGGGCATTCAGGTCATCGGTGCCCAGCAGCGTGTCTTTGTTGCTGATCACATCCAGCACGCCGTACAGGCGGTTACCCTCCATGATGGGTACGGCGATCTCTGAGCGCGGCTCGCCAAGGCTTTCGTGATGCAGGTACAGCGGGTCTTTGCGTACATCCGCAGCCAGGTACGGTTTGCGCGTGCGCGCTACGTGGGCAATGATGCTCTTGCCGGGTGAAACACTATCCAGGCTGAAGCTGGGCATGGGTGCGCTGATCTGCCCACCCTGGCTGAGGGCATTGAGCGAAAGCTCGCTGGTGCCCTGGGTCAGCGTGAGAATGGATACATGGTGCAGATTGAAGCGCTCAGCGATGACGTGCGTGACAGCTTTCAGGAAGTCGTCCACATCTCCGCTGGTGGTGGCCGCCATGCCAATGTCGGCAGCGGCCTGCAGCTGTGCGCTGCGCTGGCTCATCAGGGAGTGGCTGCGCTCGGCGCTGAGCAGCGAGGTGCGCAGGGCGTGCTCGCCGATGATGGCCATCACGGCCACGAGCACAAAGTTCAGGATGACGATGACCGTTGGGCCCCAATCAGGCTGCCCGCCGATGGCGGGGTTGGCCACGGCAATATACAGGACCGCAAGCGTGCTGAGTGCAGCCAGGCCCAGGCCGCCGGCCGGCCCCAGCAGCACGCCAGCCACTAGGATGACAGTGTAGAGCGTGCTGATGCCGGTGCTGGTCACCTCGCCCAGGGCGGTGGCCCAGATGGAGACCACCAGCCATAGGCCCAGAATGTAGAGAAAGGCAGCCAGGCGCGGCTTGCGTAAATGCAGCAGCGCCAGGCAGGCGGCTTGCAAAGCCACGACCATGAACTCAAAACCGATGTTAAGAAAAGGCGTCTTCGGCATCACCAGAGTAATGCCGATGTGGACCACAATAATGCTCAGCCCCACCCAGAGCAGGAAGTTGAGCATGCCGGCCTGGCGGTTGATGTTTGGATCTTCGAAGCGGGGCGGCAGCACGAACTTGGGCCACTGGACGCGTGAAGAGGCAGGTCCCCCCTGACTTGGGCCTAGAGCTTGATCCATGAATGTACCCGCGAAGTTTAGTGTGTTGCTATTTCTTCTTACTGGTGGGGACTGGACTTGTCAGCTCAGCGGGCAGGTGAGGCATATCAATGGCGGCCTCATCGCAAAAGAGCATAGCACGCTCTAAAACGTTGCGCAACTCGCGGATGTTACCCGGCCAGCTGTAGTTCATCAGCACCTGCATTGCCTTGTCGGTCACGTCTTGCACGTTCAGGCCCATGCTGGAGTTGAAATGGTTGACGAAGAAGCCCACAAGTTCCGGAATGTCCTGCTTGCGCTCACGCAGGGCCGGCACCTTGAGTTGGAGGGTATTGAGGCGATACAGCAAGTCTTCGCGGAACTCGCCTTTGGCGATCATCTCCGGCAGATTGCGGTTGGAAGCTGAGACAAGCTGCACATCTACCTTGATGAGCACGTTGCCACCCATGCGGCGAAAGGAGCGTTCTTCCAGGGCGCGCAACAACTTGGCTTGCATATCGGGCGCCATGGACGAGATCTCGTCGAGGAAGAGCACGCCATCATTGGCCTGCTCCATCAGGCCGATCTTCTTCTTGTCGGCGCCGGTGTAGGCGCCAGCTTCGTGCCCGAAGAGTTCGGACTCGATCATGGTGCTTTGGAAGGCGGCGCAGTTGATCGCCATGAAGGGCTTGTCTCGACGCGGGCCGATCTTGTGGATGTGCTTGGCCACCACTTCTTTGCCCACCCCCGTTTCACCCTGGATCAGGATCGAGACGCCCGCCTGAGCGCCGCGCTCGGCCTGCTGCAGGAGCGTCTTCATCTCCGGGCTGTTGCCGAGCACAAAATCGCCGTACTGGGTCTCGCGCAGGTGCAGCAGCTCGCGGCGCATGGCGACGATCTCGCCAGCGCGCTGCACAGATTTCTCCAGCCGTTTGAAATCGACCGGCTTTTGCAAAAAATCGTGTGCGCCGTTCTTCATGGCGTCAACGGCCATGTTGATGTCGCCGTTGCCGGTGATGACAAGCATCAACGGGCGCAGGGGCATGGAGACGGTCTCCTCAAGCAGAGAAGTGCCCAGGCCGTCCGGCAACTGGACATCCATCAGCACGATGTCTGGGCTGTTTTGCTCCAGCAGCTGGCGGCCAGTCTTGAGATCGGCGGCTTCCAGCACTTCGTAGTCCTTCTTCTTTAGGAAGGCGGATACGTTGTCGCGGGCAGTTTTCTCGTCTTCGATCACCAACACGGTCAGGGTCATAGTGTCGGGCTCCTTCTAGTTCTGGGCGATGGGCAAGAGCAGCTTGAACATCGTGCCGCCGGGGAAGCTCTCCAGCGAGATGTCGCCCTTGTGGGCCATGATGATGCGGCGTGTGATCGAGAGGCCCAGGCCTGTGCCCTCGCCGCCCTTGGTGGTGAAGAAGGCATCAAAGATACGGGCGCGCAGCTCCTCCGGCACACCGGGGCCATTGTCCGAGATCACCACTTCCACCATGTCATCGCCGGCGCGGCTGACGTTGAGGGCCAGCAGCCCGTTTTCCTGGTTACCCATGGCCTGCATGGCGTTGGTGAACAAGTTGGTGAAGACCTGTTCCAGCGCGTGGGCATCGCCCATGATAAGCGGTATGTCTTCGCTGATCTGCAAATGGTCTTTGATGTTCTTGCGCTGCAGGCGCACGCGCCAGCGGGCCACCTGCTGACGGCAGAACTCGGCGATGTCCATTGGCTCGGGCTGGTGGGCGCGGCCGCGGGCCACGCCCAGCATGGAGTGCATATAGCGCGCCAGGCGCTCGCAATCCTCCAGCATGGTACGCAGCTGCTCGTGCCCCGGGTCGTTCTCGGGCAGGCTCATCTGCATCAATTGAAGCGAAGTGCTGATGTTGTTGAGCGGGTTTTGCATTTCGTGCGCAAAGATGGCGGCCACATCGCCCAACCAGGCGCGGTCGCTCATTTGCAGGGTTTGCAGGTGGAAGGCCTCGTGCTCGCTGAGGTCGCTGATGAGGATCGCCAGGCGGGTGATCTTGCCGTCAGGCGCAATGGGCGCCAGGCGCACCAGCGCCAAAAATTCCTGCCCGTCGCGGCGCAGCAGCTTGCGCTTGCCCAGCTCCATCACTTCGTTGGCCTGCAGGGCCAACTCCAGTTCGGGCAGCAGGGCACGGGTGCTGATGAGCACCTCGTGCACCGGGCGCTGTAGCACCTCGGCCTGTGAATAGCCCAACATCGCCTCGGCGGCCATATTGAGCTCGGTCAGGCGCAGCGCCGTATCGGTGAAGAGCACGCCGTCTTGCATGTGCTCGCGCAAGGCGGTATTGACCCGGTCGCTCTCAGCCAGACGGCTGGCATCCCGCCGCCAGGTGCTGCTCATCTGGGCGTTCAGCGCCGCAGTGGCGGCGCTGGCGGCCAGGATCTGCAGCAGGGTCAGCAGTTCTTCGCTGGGGCGGGCGTCTTCGCCGGCGGCGGCCAACAGGCCGGCCTCCGGCTGGGTCAGGTCCAGCGGCGTGCTGGCCAGGTAGCTTAGTTTGCTGGCATGGGCGGAGCGTTGCAGTGTGGATTCAATGCTGCGGCCGGGCTGCCAGACCTTGGGCACGCGCAGTGCGCCTTGCTCAGCGGAGTCAAGTTGGGTGGGGAAATCAACGCCGCTGCCGTGCACGGCCTGCACTTGCATTGCGCCGTCAGGGCCGGGCGTGTAGAGCACCAGGTGGCGGGCGCCAGTCAGCAGCGCGCCGGCCTGCAAAATTTGGCGGTACGCCGAGGCCAGTTCGGGCTGCTGGGCGGCCAGGCTGAGCAGGTGCAGCGCTTCCCAGCGCTGGCGATTGTCCTCGCCGGCCGGGGCGCTGGCGCCGATCTCGAAGCTGAGCGCCAGCCACTGGTCTGTGCCGTTAAGCGGGCTGATGGTGACCAGCACCGGCGTGTTCTGGCTGTTACGTTTGATGAGCGCGGTGGCTTGCTTGCCGCGCTCGTTCAGTTTGAGCTCCGGCAGCAGGGTGCTGACGTTGAGCTCGCTCAGCTCCTTGCGCGTGAAGGCGGTCAGCTCGGTAGCGGCCCCGTTAGAAAACAAAATGCGCCCCGAGCGGGCGCTGGCGATCAGGGTGGGGTGCGGCAGTAGATCAAGCAGGGCATGAATTTCTTCGTTGCCCGCGCTGCGGCGTTTGAAGGGTGAGAGATCGCCAATGGTGAGTGTCATTTAGCCAACCGCCTGCGGTTTGCGCAAATGCGCCGGCAGGATGCCCTCCATTGTGCGATATTTTGCGACGGTGCGCCGCGCAACTTCGTAGCCTTCTTTTGCCAGTAGCTTGGCCAGCGTGGTGTCGCTCAGCGGCTTGCGCTCGTCTTTCACGATCTTCTTCAAGGCGGTGCGGATGTGCAGGCTGCGGTCGAAGAACTGCGCCAGCGGCACGATCTTGCCCGAGGGTAGCTCGACCGACTTGCCGGACACGGCCCGCGAGACGGTCGACTCGTGCACGCCCAGCTCATCAGCGATCGTGGCGCGGGTGAACGGGCGCAAGTGTGCGTCGCCGCCCAGGATGAACTGGCGCTGCACCACGGCCAGCACCTGCATCAGGCGCACGATGGCTTGGTTGCGCTGGGCCAGGCACTTGATGAGCAAATTGGCCTGCTCGAGATCGATCTTCCATTGGTCAGACTTGTCTTCGGGTGCCTCTTGCAGCGCCTGCTGAAAGAGCGGGTTCACGCGCAGCACGCCGCGCAGCGGCCAGGTGACTTCCACTACCAGGCGGCCGTCTTCCTGCTGCTTGATGATGAGATCGGGGCGCTGGTATACGGCCGGGGCGCCGGTGGTCGGCGTGCGCAGGCTGCCCCAGTGAGCGCGGGCGGGGAACGGGTTCAGGTTGGCGGCGATGAACTCAGCCACTTGCTGGGCCTTGGCCTTGCTCACACCGAGCAGACTGCCGAGTTCGGCGTATTGCTTCTTGCTCAGAGCGCCCAAGCCTTCGGTGATGGCGCGGGCGCACAGGTCGAAGTTGGGGACCTGCTCGCCCAGGACGCGCAGTTGGGTCAGCATGGCTTCGCTGGTGGAGCTTGCGCCGACGCCGATAGGCTCCGCCATCATGATTATGCGCGCAACTTCTTCCACGTCCGTGACCGGTACGTGGTGGTAACGGGCGACTTCTAGCAGCGGCACAGTCAGCAGGCCGTCATCGTCGAGGCTGGTCAGCAGGTGAGCGGCAATCTCTTGTTCTTTGGCGGTCAGCTCGCCGGCGATCTGGCGTAGCACAAAGCCAGCCAGATCTTCCGGCTGGGCGGCGTTGAAATCTTCGGGCAGCTCTTCGCCGCTGCGGGCGCTGCGGCCAAAGCCATCTTCGGGCGGGGCGATGAAGACCACCGGCTCGTCGCCCTTGGCGCTGTCAATGGAGACGCACGCGCCGCAGCGGGCGCCGGGGCGCAGCAAGCGGCCGCAGCTTGGGCAGTGGCGGCCTTCGAGCAACTCGAGGGCCGGGTTGGCGGCGAGGGCCGATTCGATCTTCTGGTTCAATTCTTGCAAGTTAAGCCCAAGCAGGCTCATGGTTTGAGCCAGGTGGGCGGTGGCTTGCGGGCGCTGGGAAGGGCCCTGGCGCAGAATAGGAGTGAAGGCCATTTTGTGCTCCTGAGGCGTGGATTATAGGGATACGCCCTGAAAGATGCAAGTTCTATGCCAGGCGAATTGCGGTCGAGATCCACACGCGTGGGCGTTGCTACTCGGCTAGGTCTTTATCAGTTGGCCGCCAAAAAAGCCAAACGGCGCATCAACCCATCGGTTGACCGAAGAGTCCATCGCTCGATAACCCAAATTCAATCTTCCTGCCGGTTACTTTTCCCGGCCCGGACGCTATCCTGTTGACAGCCTAAAAGTCAGAAACAACAGGAGGTTGTTATGAAGAAGGAAACAATTTGGGAGCACGAACGAAGATTAACGGGGGTGGTTATGGTGCTCATGGGCGCTATCTTCCTCTTGGGGACGTCCGGCATCACCATCGCAGGGCGCAGTCCCTGGATGCTGGTGGGCGTGATCCCCATTTACTGGATCGGCGTCTCGGCATACAGGAGCTACAAGGAAGAAGGTCGTCTCACCCGCCGTGTCCTCAGCATTGCCGTTTACGCCCTGATACCCTTCGCCTACATCGCCGCGCTGGCGCTGGGATACAGCGTCTCACGCCTGTGGCCTCTGGGCATCATCGTCGTTGGCATTTCATTCCTCTTGTTGGGCGGTAAGCCCTCTAGAAGGAGTGGTTAATGAACAAACAGAAGCACAGTTGCATACAAATGCAACTGGAGGAAGCCAAGCTGAAAAGCGGCCGCTACAACGCCGACTTCGCTTTGCAGAGCTCTACTCTGACTGGCCGGGGCAGGGATCTGCTGGAGAGGTTTCGCAGCACGGCCGTTCGCCTGGGTGGGGACTTCAACACGCCCACAACGAACAGCCTGGGTGTGGCCGGCCTGCGCAATGAGCTGGACTGAGCTTGCCCCTCAACTTGCCGTAAAAAGCAAATAGAGATGGAGCTTGAAAGGAAAATATGGTGACAAAAGTTATCGAAGTACGAAATCTACACAAGATTTACGACGGAGTTGCGGCGGCGGATGATGTTTCCTTCGACGTGAATGAAGGCGAGATCTTTGGCATCATCGGACCAAATGGGGCCGGCAAGACAACGACGATCGAGGCAGTCATCGGGCTGCGCAAACCAGATGGAGGAAGCATCTCGGTGCTCGGTCTGGACCCGCAAACCGCAGTACACCAGCTGGGCAACCGCATTGGCACTCAGCTGCAACAAGCAGCGCTGCCCGACCGGATGAAGGTATGGGAGGCGCTGGACTTGTACGCCTCCTTCTACGAAAAGACGGTCGCCTGGGAACCGTTGCTACGGCAATGGGGCCTGGCCGAGAAGCGGAACACTCAGTTCGGCGGCCTTTCCGGTGGGCAGAAGCAGCGCCTGTTCATTTCGCTGGCCTTGCTCAACGACCCGGAAATCGTCTTCCTGGACGAGTTGACAACAGGGCTGGACCCTCAGGCTCGCCGGGCAACCTGGGACCTGATCCGCTCCATCCGCGAGCAGGGCAAGACCGTTGTGTTGATCACCCATTTTATGGATGAGGTTGAAGCGCTGGCAGACCGGGTGGCCGTAATTGACCACGGTCGCATCATCGCCCTGGACACCCCCGGTAGTCTGATTGCCAGCCTGGACAAGGAGACGAAGGTTATCTTCTCAGTTCCCAACGGTTTTCAAGCGGCGCGGCTGGAAAGCCTGAGCGGCGTCAACGCGGTGAACCAGCATGACCGGCAGATCACCGTCAGCGGCAGTGGGCCATTGCTGGCCAAGGTGGCCGCCGCGCTGGCCCAAGACAACATCGCCCCGGCAGACCTGCGCGTGCAGCAAGCCAATCTGGAGGATGTGTTCCTCGCATTGACCGGGCGAATGATCAGAAACTGAGTGACGGTGATAGCACGCATATTCAAGGAGTTAGATCATGAAGTCATTTCTCAAGCTCACCTACATAGAGTTGAAACTGCAGCTCCGCGAGCCGGTAGCCGTCTTCTTTACCCTTGCCTTCCCTGTGATGGTAATGGTTCTGTTCGGCTTCATCTTCGGCAACGAAGCCGAGGAGCTGCTTGGAGGCTACGGCCAGGTAGACCGCTCCGTGCCTGGGTACATCGGCATGGTTGTTGGCACCATGGGCCTGCTGAGCATTCCTACCAAGCTGGCCAATTATCGCGACCTCGGCATTCTGCGGAGGCTGCGTGCAACGCCCCTAGGCTCCGGCCCGGTGTTGTGGTCGCAAGTGGCGGCGCAAGTCTTGATGACAGCCGCAGGCATCCTCTTCCTCTTCATCGCCGGCCTGGCGATCTTCGACCTGCGCATCCCTAGCGGCAATCTGGCCATCGTTCCAGCCATCCTGCTGGGCGCCTTTAGCTTCTTCGCTGTGGGCTTCGTGCTGGCCGGCGTCATGCCATCCGCCAGGACGGCACAGGCCGTGGGCATGGCTGTCTTCTACCCCATGCTGTTCCTCTCCGGTGCGGCGATGCCACGCTACATCATGCCTGAGCTGGTGCAGCAGGTCGCCGGATTCCTGCCGCTGACGCATGTCGTCATCCTGGTCGAAGATCTCTGGTTGAAGGGCGCCTGGAATTTTGTATCCGCGGCGGTGCTCGCAGTAGTCCTCATGCTGGGCCTGGTGGTATCTCGTTTTACATTCCGCTGGGAGTGATGGTACATTGGCAATGACTTTCACTGGCATGGACCATGAACATTATGCACGAAGGACAGAATGACGTCTGGGTGAAGTGGGGCTGGCTGTGGAAAGCACTTTTCTACGCCGCGGTCATCGTTTCCACCTGGCTGATGCTGCTGGACGATGACCGCATGGCCCCGGCCTGGGCGGCGCTCTTGCTGACGGGGCTCTTGTTGCTCTGGCATTGGGGCGGCTTGAAGCTGGCCCACAGGAAGCCGGGCTTTTTGGGCAATCCCCGCTTCATCGTTATCATTGGCGTCATCGTTCTCTGGTTCGCGTTGCTCAGAACATCACCTGCCTACTACTTCATGCTCTTCGGTCTGTTTGGTGAGGTTTTTCGCCATCTACCGCTCCGCTATGGTGTGGTTGCCGTACTGGTTCTGACGGGATTTATTGTTTACGAGCAGCTGGCGAATGCCGGCACGAATTTCTCGTTGACAAATCGCACCGTCTGGGTGTTCGTCTTTACGGCTCTGGGCGCCATCGTCCTTGGTGTGTGGATTACTGCCATTATTGGGCAGAGTACGCGGCGCCGGCAGCTGATTGAGCAGCTGGAAGCAACCCGGGCCGAGCTCGCTGCGGCGGAACGTCGCGCCGGGATTCTGGAGGAACGCCAGCGGCTGGCGCGGGATATTCACGATACGCTGGCCCAGGGCTTCACCAGTATCGTTATGAACCTGGAGGCGGCTGACCAGTCGCTGCCGGATGGGTTGGACTCCCTGCAAAAGCATCTCGACCGGGCGCGTGAGACAGCGCGGGCGAGTCTGGAACAGGCGCGCCGGGTGGTGCATGCTTTGCGGCCACAGCTACTGGTTCAGAGCTCACTACCGGATGCCATCGAACGGACGGCCGCCCGATGGCGCGAGGAAACCGGCATCCCTCTGACCACGACCACCACCGGCGAGGCTGTCCCCTTGCATCCTGACATTGAAGTGACGCTGCTGCGAGCTGCTCAGGAAGCGCTGGCTAACATTCATAAGCATGCCCG contains the following coding sequences:
- a CDS encoding GAF domain-containing protein, giving the protein MDQALGPSQGGPASSRVQWPKFVLPPRFEDPNINRQAGMLNFLLWVGLSIIVVHIGITLVMPKTPFLNIGFEFMVVALQAACLALLHLRKPRLAAFLYILGLWLVVSIWATALGEVTSTGISTLYTVILVAGVLLGPAGGLGLAALSTLAVLYIAVANPAIGGQPDWGPTVIVILNFVLVAVMAIIGEHALRTSLLSAERSHSLMSQRSAQLQAAADIGMAATTSGDVDDFLKAVTHVIAERFNLHHVSILTLTQGTSELSLNALSQGGQISAPMPSFSLDSVSPGKSIIAHVARTRKPYLAADVRKDPLYLHHESLGEPRSEIAVPIMEGNRLYGVLDVISNKDTLLGTDDLNALQILCNQLGTVIYNKRLLQLSRRHLEETRALHAIATAGMGASSEDEFLQQAARVVGRSLFSENFGILLIDHERKVLEHKAYHQIGNHPTPAIPLGRGISGGVAVSGKPVMVGDVTRDSDYLMVDERVRSEMCVPLRINGEIIGVLDTENHKPHAFTQTDLQLLEALAGQVSLSLERIRLLADTERRADELAETLKQQEELARLRDEFVQNVSHEFRTPLAIVSGYIEILSSGDLGPLPESYHEPVEIIARRTQMLTRMVEDLTSLLNLKDQRNDFTTLHLNDVLNTTYPGLRAKALAQQLELVWDVEPALPPLHGEETLLRTLVSSLVDNAIKFTPAGQVKLHASQEGEHICIRITDTGIGIPLEQQERVFDRFYQIDGSSSRSFGGTGLGLALVKEIVDLHGGEISLQSAPRQGTSFLVRLPSLSHN
- a CDS encoding ABC transporter ATP-binding protein; translation: MTKVIEVRNLHKIYDGVAAADDVSFDVNEGEIFGIIGPNGAGKTTTIEAVIGLRKPDGGSISVLGLDPQTAVHQLGNRIGTQLQQAALPDRMKVWEALDLYASFYEKTVAWEPLLRQWGLAEKRNTQFGGLSGGQKQRLFISLALLNDPEIVFLDELTTGLDPQARRATWDLIRSIREQGKTVVLITHFMDEVEALADRVAVIDHGRIIALDTPGSLIASLDKETKVIFSVPNGFQAARLESLSGVNAVNQHDRQITVSGSGPLLAKVAAALAQDNIAPADLRVQQANLEDVFLALTGRMIRN
- a CDS encoding PAS domain-containing protein; the encoded protein is MTLTIGDLSPFKRRSAGNEEIHALLDLLPHPTLIASARSGRILFSNGAATELTAFTRKELSELNVSTLLPELKLNERGKQATALIKRNSQNTPVLVTISPLNGTDQWLALSFEIGASAPAGEDNRQRWEALHLLSLAAQQPELASAYRQILQAGALLTGARHLVLYTPGPDGAMQVQAVHGSGVDFPTQLDSAEQGALRVPKVWQPGRSIESTLQRSAHASKLSYLASTPLDLTQPEAGLLAAAGEDARPSEELLTLLQILAASAATAALNAQMSSTWRRDASRLAESDRVNTALREHMQDGVLFTDTALRLTELNMAAEAMLGYSQAEVLQRPVHEVLISTRALLPELELALQANEVMELGKRKLLRRDGQEFLALVRLAPIAPDGKITRLAILISDLSEHEAFHLQTLQMSDRAWLGDVAAIFAHEMQNPLNNISTSLQLMQMSLPENDPGHEQLRTMLEDCERLARYMHSMLGVARGRAHQPEPMDIAEFCRQQVARWRVRLQRKNIKDHLQISEDIPLIMGDAHALEQVFTNLFTNAMQAMGNQENGLLALNVSRAGDDMVEVVISDNGPGVPEELRARIFDAFFTTKGGEGTGLGLSITRRIIMAHKGDISLESFPGGTMFKLLLPIAQN
- a CDS encoding sensor histidine kinase translates to MNIMHEGQNDVWVKWGWLWKALFYAAVIVSTWLMLLDDDRMAPAWAALLLTGLLLLWHWGGLKLAHRKPGFLGNPRFIVIIGVIVLWFALLRTSPAYYFMLFGLFGEVFRHLPLRYGVVAVLVLTGFIVYEQLANAGTNFSLTNRTVWVFVFTALGAIVLGVWITAIIGQSTRRRQLIEQLEATRAELAAAERRAGILEERQRLARDIHDTLAQGFTSIVMNLEAADQSLPDGLDSLQKHLDRARETARASLEQARRVVHALRPQLLVQSSLPDAIERTAARWREETGIPLTTTTTGEAVPLHPDIEVTLLRAAQEALANIHKHARATAAQLTLSYFDDAVVLDVKDNGVSFAGAAASPFSGGFGLQAMRERAEGCGGSVTLESEPGEGTTVVVSIPIYS
- a CDS encoding ABC transporter permease, translated to MKSFLKLTYIELKLQLREPVAVFFTLAFPVMVMVLFGFIFGNEAEELLGGYGQVDRSVPGYIGMVVGTMGLLSIPTKLANYRDLGILRRLRATPLGSGPVLWSQVAAQVLMTAAGILFLFIAGLAIFDLRIPSGNLAIVPAILLGAFSFFAVGFVLAGVMPSARTAQAVGMAVFYPMLFLSGAAMPRYIMPELVQQVAGFLPLTHVVILVEDLWLKGAWNFVSAAVLAVVLMLGLVVSRFTFRWE
- a CDS encoding sigma-54-dependent Fis family transcriptional regulator, with protein sequence MTLTVLVIEDEKTARDNVSAFLKKKDYEVLEAADLKTGRQLLEQNSPDIVLMDVQLPDGLGTSLLEETVSMPLRPLMLVITGNGDINMAVDAMKNGAHDFLQKPVDFKRLEKSVQRAGEIVAMRRELLHLRETQYGDFVLGNSPEMKTLLQQAERGAQAGVSILIQGETGVGKEVVAKHIHKIGPRRDKPFMAINCAAFQSTMIESELFGHEAGAYTGADKKKIGLMEQANDGVLFLDEISSMAPDMQAKLLRALEERSFRRMGGNVLIKVDVQLVSASNRNLPEMIAKGEFREDLLYRLNTLQLKVPALRERKQDIPELVGFFVNHFNSSMGLNVQDVTDKAMQVLMNYSWPGNIRELRNVLERAMLFCDEAAIDMPHLPAELTSPVPTSKKK